A region of the Dasypus novemcinctus isolate mDasNov1 chromosome X, mDasNov1.1.hap2, whole genome shotgun sequence genome:
ATCTGACTCCAAGGTCCCTGCCCTTTCCATCTCTTGCCAGGTCCTGGGGTAATGGCCCCACCTAGTAAGCACATCAGGACAGAGGATGCTGAGTTCTGGCCATTTGCCTCCTAACTGGAGGCATCCATTTTGAATGGTCTGGAGATCCTTCCTTCCAAACTGGGTCATGggttgaggggagggggaagcaggGAGTCAGCTCTTCCTTCATTGAGGATGCTGGACCTTGTAGAATGGAGCAGTGGTTTATGTTGACTAGGTGGAAGGGGCTATGCTACATGCTCATCCTTTGCCCTTACCTCCCCTCCCGACTCCTCCCTCCTTCCATAACCGAAATCCTCCATCTGTCCGCCTTCACTGTCCTCATGCACTTTGTCAAATCCAGGTTTCCTGAGCACTGGCGATCAGGCTGCCAAGGGCAACTATGGGCTCCTTGACCAGATCCAGGCCCTCCGCTGGGTGAGCGAGAATATTGCCTTCTTTGGGGGAGATCCCCGCCGTATCACCGTCTTTGGCTCAGGCATTGGTGCATCCTGTGTCAGCCTCCTCACGCTGTCACATCACTCTGAGGGTGAGTAGCTCTGGGGGGCAAAAGGCGAACTAGAAAAGTGCTGGCTCCCCACTCTGAGCCTCAGGCCTTCCAGGCTCCAGAATGCCTATCCCCGTGCCACAGGAGCACCAAGAGGAGTCCACCTGCCCTCTCCTTCCAGCTCAGTATCCCTTTCAGAGGACGTAGAAGGGAAATAGTTCTCTGGAGGAAGAAGTAATTCTCCTGATGctagagaaggaaggagaagatCCCATTTACATTCTGAGAAAGCCAAGTCCTCCCTCTGGCACGGGAATCTTATTTGGGGACTGGGGTGAAGATGCCTTTCTCTGAAGGGACAATTGTTCACTTGGGGCAGGGGAAATCCATTTGTAAAAGACACATGGTAGAGCTATAGGGTGGAAATTAGTTCTTAGATGTAAGCAACACTCATGCCCTGCCTTTCTCTCTGAGGAACAAGTCTGTACAAGAGGGAAGATGTCCTTGAGGGAGGAGGTGAGTCTGAAGTGAGAATCATTAAGCTGTGAGGTGGGCTTTTGCTGAAGGACTATGGTCAGTTACCACACTCCAGACCTCCTCCAGGGCTGTGCAGCCCACCTAAGGAAGATGCTCATTTTCAGCCTGAAGGAAAGCGAGCCTCTCTCCTTGCAGTGGGCCTCTCTGCCAATGTACTCTTCCAGGGGGTTGAATGTGCCCTCTGGAACTTGGAAAGAAATGTTCTCTCCACCTCCGGACTACAGGGAACATACTCACTCTGAAAGGCAAAGCTGAACTTCTCACAAAGTAAAGATCTTCCTGCAATAGGTGTGCTTTCTCTGAAGTGAGGATACCTGTGAGGAAGGACAGGCTTTTTCACTGAAATCAATCCTCCCAGAGCGTGATATACTCACAGGAAGACGAGACTTTGGATCTCTCTTTGAAGAAGGCCTGTCTCTCTTTGAGAGAGAAAAATCACATTCTCTGTACTAGAAATTCTGTCTCTGCCCCTCCAGGGACTGCCCCCGGTGAGAGAAGACTGGGGTGGGCTCTGCATCTCTAAAGGGAGAGAATGTGTTTCTCAGGGACAGTAGTAGGGAAGAGGAATCCCTTTTTCTCACAAAGAAGGGTGAAATGACTGGCTGGGAGGATGCCTCTGATAGAAAAGCAGAGCAGGGCCTCCTCTGACTGGGGACTATTTCCCTGGGAGGAGAAGGTCTTTTCTGGAGTGATGCTATAATCTCTCACAGAGGGGGCCTGTGTCTCTAGGGGTCAGatttctttaaagatttgttCTCTCTGCCTTTCTGTAATTGACTGATGGAGAATAATCTTTAGAGAAATGTGGCTCTCTCTTAGCTAGTAGTCtacatttctctccctctcttttcacCCACGCAAACTGCCTTTCTCTTAGAGGAATGGAATTACAGGTCTGAGGGCCACATTCTCTCTTGGGAATGTCCGGACCATGGCAAGAATGgtactgttttgtttttcctaagAAGGGAAGAGTCATCCTCATTGGAAGTTTAGGGGATTGGCTCCCTCTCAGCTAGAGGAAAATCTTGACCTGGGGCATCAGTCGCTTCAGTAAAAGGAATATCTCATCTTGTGGAGACTACAGACAGAGAGGACACAGTTCCTGATGACTTTCAGGCTCCAGGGCCCTTTGCCCTAGGGGTCCGTCACCACACTCCCAGAATGTGAGGCTCTCTCCTGCCTGCATTTCTCATCTCTCATGAAAAAGACCCCTTTGTGGTGTAAGCGCCAGCTCCCTGGTAGTGTGCTGGCACAGAACTGGGTCCAGCTGGGCAGGAAGCAAGAGgggaagacaatgagagataaagagagagaacATAAGGAAGCTGATGTCTGGGGATCCAAGGGGTTAATTCCCCCTGGCATTTCTTTAACCCCCAAGTTACCAACCACAGCCCTAGGACAGGGATGCAAAGGAAAACCCAAGCAGAGGACTGGTCAGGGAAGGGGCACAGGAACCTCTTTTCTGGTCCCAACCCATCACCCCCAGCCTAAAGAGTCCTTTCTCTATTCAAACCACAGGGCAGCCTCAGTGACAGAGGAATGAGGAGGTGTTTTATTTGTTCCTCAGGGACAGCCAAGGGAGGCCTAGGCTATGGGGGATGTGACAGATCTGATGTGGTGCTGCCTGTCTTCTATAGGGCTTTTCCAGAGGGCCATCATCCAAAGTGGTTCTGCTCTGTCTAGCTGGGCTGTGAACTACCAGCCAGTGAAGTACACCAGCCTGCTGGCAGACAAGGTGGGCTGTAACGTGCTAGACACAGTGGATATGGTGGACTGTCTTCGGCAAAAGAGTGCCAAGGAGCTGGTAGAGCAGGACATCCAGCCGGCCCGCTACCATGTGGCCTTCGGCCCTGTGATTGATGGTGATGTCATTCCTGATGACCCTGAGATCCTAATGGAACAGGGCGAGTTCCTCAACTATGACATCATGCTAGGTGTCAACCAGGGTGAGGGGCTCAAGTTTGTGGAAGGGGTGGTAGACCCTGAGGATGGTGTCTCTGGCACCGACTTTGACTATTCGGTCTCCAACTTTGTGGACAATCTGTATGGCTACCCTGAGGGTAAGGACACCCTGCGGGAGACCATCAAGTTCATGTACACAGACTGGGCAGACCGGGACAACCCTGAGACCCGCCGTAAAACATTGGTGGCACTCTTCACTGACCACCAGTGGGTGGAGCCCTCAGTAGTGACAGCTGACCTGCATGCCCGCTATGGCTCACCTACCTACTTCTACGCCTTCTATCATCACTGCCAGAGCCTCATGAAGCCTGCTTGGTCAGATGCAGCTCATGGGGATGAAGTACCCTACGTTTTTGGTGTCCCCATGGTAGGCCCCACCGACCTCTTCCCCTGCAACTTCTCCAAGAATGACGTTATGCTCAGTGCTGTCGTCATGACCTACTGGACCAACTTTGCCAAGACTGGGTAAGGAGATATGGGCAATCTTCTTTTTTTGGACCCCAGCATGCTCTCTGCTCCTCTATCCAAGCCTCATCCATAATCTCCCTTCCTGAGATATACCCTCAATTCTTGCTTGGTAACTCTTTtgctcccttccctcccttcctccctccctcctgccctcaaAGTCTTTCCTGACATTTTCCTTCCTTCAAGCATTTTGCCAAGTCTCAGAACTTGGTTAGCATTGTGACTGAGCAGGAGGGAGAGTTATTGGCAGAACTATGGGATTTGAGGTGAGATGATCAGAGGCCTTGTGAAGTGGGGATAAAGTACATTCAGAAAGACCCTTTCAAAAGGCTCCAGGGGCAACTGGGCAGCTAAAAAGACTGATGGATGCTCAGGAGCATGTGAGAAGGAAAAGTACATCTGGCATGATCTTGGAGGATGAGATGGTTTCCATGATGCCATGGGGAATAGAAATTCAGGCcctggggaagaagagggatAGGAACAGAGGGAGGGACCCTGAGAAAGAGGGAAATTGTGGGCCATTTTTGGACTGGGCATGAGGTCTAGGGGTGGGTGTGAGAGGAAAAATGCTGGGCCCTTTTCTCATCCAGGTAGAGTGATGACCCCAGATTTCCATGTGGTATTTCAGGGATCCCAACAAGCCGGTCCCCCAGGACACCAAGTTCATTCACACCAAGGCCAACCGCTTTGAGGAAGTGGCCTGGTCCAAATACAATCCCCGAGACCAGCTCTACCTTCACATCGGTCTGAAACCAAGGGTCCGCGACCATTACCGGGCCACAAAGGTGGCCTTTTGGAAACACCTAGTGCCCcacctatacaatctacatgacaTGTTCCACTATACATCCACAACCACCAAAGTGCCGCCCCCGGATACCACCCACAGCTCCCACATTACCCGCCGACCCAATGGCAAGACCTGGAGCACCAAGCGGCCGGCCATCTCACCTGCCTACAGCAACGAGAATGCCCAAGGGTCCTGGAACGGGGACCAGGATGCAGGGCCACTCCTGGTGGAGAACCCACGCGACTACTCCACTGAATTGAGCGTCACCATTGCTGTGGGGGCCTCCCTCCTGTTTCTTAATGTCCTGGCCTTCGCTGCCCTCTACTACCGTAAGGACAAACGGCGTCAGGAGCCCCTGCGACAGCCTAGCCCTCAGAGAGGTGCTGGGGCCCCTGAATTGGGAGCTGCTCCTGAGGAGGAGTTGGCAGCATTGCAGCTGGGCCCCGCCCACCATGAGTGTGAGGCAGGTCCCCCCCATGACACACTGCGCCTCACTGCACTGCCCGACTACACCCTGACCTTGCGGCGTTCCCCTGATGACATCCCACTTATGACCCCCAACACCATCACAATGATCCCCAATTCCCTGGTAGGGCTGCAGACATTGCACCCCTATAACACCTTTGCCACAGGGTTCAACAGTACTGGGCTGCCACACTCACACTCCACCACCCGGGTATAGCTCCAGCCTGGAGCACGGCCTGGGctcccagctccctccctcccagatccacagacatgtgcacacactgacacacacatacacagacacacatggACATGCGTGCACCCACACCCTACAGCAGACCCACCTGCACAAACTGACAGATGTGGACATGCACTTGCATgtacaaaaaaacacaaatactGACGTAAACCTGAACAGTCCCTTCAAGTGGGGATGCAAGCGAGTTCTTGGTAAACTGAGAACCCATGGAACTGCCGCTGAAGCCAGCTCCCTGAGCCTGACCACAGACACTCCTGGGGGGCCTGAAAGCAACAGCTGGACACCCCCTTGGTGCTCACCTTCGGCCTCTTTTGGAACTGCCCCACCAACCAActccagacttgggagctttaaAGAGCCGAGTAGCTCTTCCTCCCCGAGACTTGGTCTTTTTTCCAGATCtcaatttttgttgatttttttttcagttttggaaCAAATGCCTCTACAACCCATAAGTGCAAAGAGGTTCTGGAAGGGAGGACTCCAGGCCCAGGTTGCTGGGGCTCTGGAAGCTCCTGTATTCACACCATCAGACCAAGGAGCAGGACCCCCAAGGAGGAAGGGGCTAACAATGGATGGGGTTGGAGGGCCAAAGGGGAGAGGTCGCCAGCGATCCCTGTGTCTCTGTGGAGGGCTGCAGAGACTGAAGGGTGACCTGCTTCCCCCAAAGGCCAGCAGTGTTGGCCTAGCTAGACCAGGGGACCCTAGACTTGGTGAATGAGGTTCTGTGGAGGCTATGTCATTACTGGGCACCTGGGTAGAATCTAGGGTCTGCCTCTGACCTTGGGATAATGCTATCAGAAATTTGCCCTATTTTCTTTATGGAGTCTCTTTTGTGTCTGTCATTTCTCTTTCAAAAAGGcagtttttttggttgttgttttgggtttttgtttttgtttttttggttgttgttggcttttttcttttttaaagaaaaaaaattcttaaaacacTAACAGAAACCCATGGAGTTTGTcctttgtaaaaattttaaacacagtGTCttgatacaaaaataaaaaatccagttAGCGCTCCCAACCTGCCTCCCTTGCCTAACAGACCTCCAGGTGAGATGCCTCTGTGGGCTGGGAATTAGGcactctccctctgcctcctgtATCTTTAAGTTGATACAAGTCTGGGCTTCACTCTGCTGGCCCCCTGCATCACGGCCTCTCCAATCTGAAACAAGTTgctgtcccccccacccctcaccccccacccccaccgctctgggttcctgctgCTGAAGCCTTCTCTCAACACCTCGGGCCTCCTTATGAAACAGCAAAAATAATACTTCCTTCCTCCTCTGCTGCTGCCGCCGCTGCCTCCGCTTCTGCCGCCACCATGGTCACCACTCTGCCCCCATCCTGGaccaggggctgggaggaggtttGACCTCTAACATACTGAAATTCTTTTATTGTATCAGCATCAGACACGTGGACTCCCTGTCCTTTGGTGACTGACAGAGCAGAGGCCACTCTCCTTCCCCAGGGATGTTTGTTTCCTGTTCTGTGAATTAAAATTGGAGAAGTCACGGGGTCCCTGGGAGCAATATCTCTCCAGGATTGTGATCAGTGGCTCCCCGTCAAGCCTGGGGGATGGATTCGGTGGGGCCCCATGGGGTTAGCACTTGTGGTATATCATATTATTCGCACTGACTTGAAGGATTGAACTGGGAGTCTGCTCATCGAGTATGACATTTGGGCGGGGTTGCTGACACCTCAGAAACCAGGAATAGAATTCTTCAAAGTGACCCTGACAAAATGAGGGAGATGAACCACCACAACCAGGATGATGCTCAGAGGGGACGAAGACAGGTAGTATGTACAAAGACCAAAAGCCAGAACTGATATACTAATATGGTACACGGGTATACGAGAGACATGGGCAATGAGTGACTTGACACAAGtatacctaaaaaacaaaacaaaacaaaacaaaaaagaactggggggaaggcatcAGGGTGAGTCACAAGCTGTAAGAGTCCATAGTGTAGAAAtggtttttcttcctttattcctttgtccctactttccctccttctttcctttctgctttctAAAACTAGTGTGGATACTGGCATATTGTAACAAAAGCATGGCCTGGAGGAGCTGGGAAGTCATCAGTCTGAATTTTAGAATTTGAAGTAACCTCAGAGTCATCTAGTCCAAAGCACTCATTTTATAGTTGGAGAAATGGGCCCAGAAAAGCCTGACCTCACAGTGAGTATTAGAAACAGACCTAGAATACAATCCagttatcaaataaaataaataaaagttgagACTACCCAACTTTTCCTACTCTACCTAGCATTGGTTAGGCCTATAAAGTATTAATGGGTCTACCCTTGCTCAACACATTTTTAGAGTACTTGGAAAAGCTGGAGGGGGTCTGGAGAAGAGCAAGAACAATATGCCAAAGGACTGAGTGGttagttggttggttggtttgttgaaTTTAGAAAGGCAGAAGCTGGTGAAGTAACATTCACTTATTGTGGTGCACCTACTCTGTGACAAGTGTACTGTAACCATCTTAAAAATAAGGGTAGTGTTGATGACTTGTTCTCCATTTTGTCTAAGAATGGTAAAGGGGGAAGTGAGATTAAGTTAAACACTTGGAAAAAATTTTCCATGGCTAGGAGATGATTATGGGCACTTAGTAAAAATCCTCAGTAATGGTTGCCAAATTGTACGAATGACTACAAAAACAGAGGGCTGGATTATATAACCTTTTGAGGCCGATTCAGAGTCTTTGGTTTTATGACCCTTTGTTCCATCTCAGATATTACCATCCtattctggtgtgtgtgtgtgtgtgtgtgtacctccAAATTAGGAGGCTCTCTATTTGGGGGGGAGGTTGGTATTTAGATACTACCTCTCATCAAAGAACTCAAGGTGCTATGGCAAAACAAGATCCAACCCTATTTGGGACCCAACAGTGAGAGGTTATAGTTGGTCTTCACACTTCTGAAAGGTGTGGGTGGTAGAGGTAACCTCCAAGACATGAAGGATTTCACTCTGACAGCCATTAATGTGCCCATGGTAGCAGAATTCTCAGTGCCAATACTGACTGCCAGCCTTCAGCCCAGCTAAAGAGCCCAGCTCCTTGTTTGAAGAGAGGCTGCAGCGATACCTGGATTTTATTTCACACTACAAAACGCATTAGTGCCCAGCCTGGCTGTCTCCCTAGATTTCTCtggtttctattttcattctttggGGAGCTGGACATAGCTATCTTAGGATCTGAATTTGTGGTTCGCATGTAAGGGGCCAGAGGTTGGCTGCTGTAGTCCTGGCCCTGTACTAGATTACACAATATGAGGGATAGAAGACACCCCCTTTGGGTGGGGGGATAGTCTGGAAGACAAAACTGAAccatgattaaaattgagtatgGTAAAAGTTAAAGAGGCTGGAGAAATTATGAGAAAGGCTGTGATGGGGTTTGGGAGAGTGGAGTGGTGGGCATTCCAGATTGGGAGAAAAGCCTCAGCCAGAACCTGGAGATAAGGCCCAAGGCACATTTAAGGAGCAGTGGGGAGACCGACCTGACCAAAGGAGAGAGTTCAAGTGAACTGGTAGGAAATCAGATTGGGAAGGCAGGCCATGGAGGTCTGCAGCAGAACGGCTTGGGTATTATTGAATGAGTGATGGGGATGCCCCGGCAGAATTCTTTGGCTAATGGCTTTAGAGAGAAAGCAAAGCCTCCTCACCTCCTATGTTGCTCCTCTTCTGCCAGGAGAAGGATTTTCAGAATGAACAGAAAGCAGAGACTGTACACCAAGAGAGGCTCCTGAAGGCAGTCTAGGAAAAGAGTACTTTCAGCCACTCTGAGTAACTCCATCTCACAGTCTGGGTCAATAACAGCCTAGGGCACTGAGAGGACTTGCAGCTCAAATTGCAGGACAATTGGGGGTGGTTTTGAAAAAACCCGATGAGAGAATGGAGGAGATGCATACTGCAGCTTAGACATGGGCAAATGTGGCCCCACGCTTTGACAAATGGGAAAAGATGAATCCCACAAATTATAGATCAAGAAGTTTGATATTGATTCAGAGCAAGATTCTAGGGCAAAAGGATAAAAGGATGGTTGGTGAGCACTTACGAAAGGAAGCAAAGACCATTCAACCCCTGCGTGGATTCAGGGAAAACAAATCCTGCCCCTGCTCAGCTCATTTCCTTTGATAGAGTGACTGGATGGCTAGATGAGAGGAACGCTATACCAAGGATATATCTGGAGTTCaataaaatgttctctcatgatctTCTTAGGACAATTTGGAGAAATGTGGGGTGGGTAAAGGTAAACTGAAGCGGATTATTAACTGGTTGAATGACTACACACAAAAGGGTTCTGTTTTAATGTCACTAGATAAAATTTGCAAATTACACAAAGCTGGGACGTAGAGCCAAAATGTGAGGTGACAGCATCAGGATTCATAGAGATGTCAAGAGGCTGGTAACGATGGACTCACTatcacaaaatgaaaatgaataggGACAAATATAAAAACCCCTTATTTGTATTCCAAAATGTAACAGTACATGTGTAGGATGTGAGAGATGTGGCTTAGAGGGTTCTTCAGTGTAAATGAAAGCTCATCATCATGCGTAATGAGCTGAAAGTGTTGTTTGGTTGCTACAAAAACTGCTGTGACACGTTGGGCTGTATTACAAGAGAATGATATCCAGAATAAAGGAGGTGATCATCTTGTGCCACTCTGCACTGGTCAGACCACACATCTGTTCAGTTA
Encoded here:
- the NLGN3 gene encoding neuroligin-3 isoform X7, with protein sequence MLPVWFTANLDIVATYIQEPNEDCLYLNVYVPTEDVKRISKECARKPNKKICRKGGSGAKKQGEDLADNDGDEDEDIRDSGAKPVMVYIHGGSYMEGTGNMIDGSVLASYGNVIVITLNYRVGVLGFLSTGDQAAKGNYGLLDQIQALRWVSENIAFFGGDPRRITVFGSGIGASCVSLLTLSHHSEGLFQRAIIQSGSALSSWAVNYQPVKYTSLLADKVGCNVLDTVDMVDCLRQKSAKELVEQDIQPARYHVAFGPVIDGDVIPDDPEILMEQGEFLNYDIMLGVNQGEGLKFVEGVVDPEDGVSGTDFDYSVSNFVDNLYGYPEGKDTLRETIKFMYTDWADRDNPETRRKTLVALFTDHQWVEPSVVTADLHARYGSPTYFYAFYHHCQSLMKPAWSDAAHGDEVPYVFGVPMVGPTDLFPCNFSKNDVMLSAVVMTYWTNFAKTGDPNKPVPQDTKFIHTKANRFEEVAWSKYNPRDQLYLHIGLKPRVRDHYRATKVAFWKHLVPHLYNLHDMFHYTSTTTKVPPPDTTHSSHITRRPNGKTWSTKRPAISPAYSNENAQGSWNGDQDAGPLLVENPRDYSTELSVTIAVGASLLFLNVLAFAALYYRKDKRRQEPLRQPSPQRGAGAPELGAAPEEELAALQLGPAHHECEAGPPHDTLRLTALPDYTLTLRRSPDDIPLMTPNTITMIPNSLVGLQTLHPYNTFATGFNSTGLPHSHSTTRV
- the NLGN3 gene encoding neuroligin-3 isoform X5, which codes for MLPVWFTANLDIVATYIQEPNEDCLYLNVYVPTEDDIRDSGAKPVMVYIHGGSYMEGTGNMIDGSVLASYGNVIVITLNYRVGVLGFLSTGDQAAKGNYGLLDQIQALRWVSENIAFFGGDPRRITVFGSGIGASCVSLLTLSHHSEGLFQRAIIQSGSALSSWAVNYQPVKYTSLLADKVGCNVLDTVDMVDCLRQKSAKELVEQDIQPARYHVAFGPVIDGDVIPDDPEILMEQGEFLNYDIMLGVNQGEGLKFVEGVVDPEDGVSGTDFDYSVSNFVDNLYGYPEGKDTLRETIKFMYTDWADRDNPETRRKTLVALFTDHQWVEPSVVTADLHARYGSPTYFYAFYHHCQSLMKPAWSDAAHGDEVPYVFGVPMVGPTDLFPCNFSKNDVMLSAVVMTYWTNFAKTGDPNKPVPQDTKFIHTKANRFEEVAWSKYNPRDQLYLHIGLKPRVRDHYRATKVAFWKHLVPHLYNLHDMFHYTSTTTKVPPPDTTHSSHITRRPNGKTWSTKRPAISPAYSNENAQGSWNGDQDAGPLLVENPRDYSTELSVTIAVGASLLFLNVLAFAALYYRKDKRRQEPLRQPSPQRGAGAPELGAAPEEELAALQLGPAHHECEAGPPHDTLRLTALPDYTLTLRRSPDDIPLMTPNTITMIPNSLVGLQTLHPYNTFATGFNSTGLPHSHSTTRV
- the NLGN3 gene encoding neuroligin-3 isoform X4, which produces MLPVWFTANLDIVATYIQEPNEDCLYLNVYVPTEDGSGAKKQGEDLADNDGDEDEDIRDSGAKPVMVYIHGGSYMEGTGNMIDGSVLASYGNVIVITLNYRVGVLGFLSTGDQAAKGNYGLLDQIQALRWVSENIAFFGGDPRRITVFGSGIGASCVSLLTLSHHSEGLFQRAIIQSGSALSSWAVNYQPVKYTSLLADKVGCNVLDTVDMVDCLRQKSAKELVEQDIQPARYHVAFGPVIDGDVIPDDPEILMEQGEFLNYDIMLGVNQGEGLKFVEGVVDPEDGVSGTDFDYSVSNFVDNLYGYPEGKDTLRETIKFMYTDWADRDNPETRRKTLVALFTDHQWVEPSVVTADLHARYGSPTYFYAFYHHCQSLMKPAWSDAAHGDEVPYVFGVPMVGPTDLFPCNFSKNDVMLSAVVMTYWTNFAKTGDPNKPVPQDTKFIHTKANRFEEVAWSKYNPRDQLYLHIGLKPRVRDHYRATKVAFWKHLVPHLYNLHDMFHYTSTTTKVPPPDTTHSSHITRRPNGKTWSTKRPAISPAYSNENAQGSWNGDQDAGPLLVENPRDYSTELSVTIAVGASLLFLNVLAFAALYYRKDKRRQEPLRQPSPQRGAGAPELGAAPEEELAALQLGPAHHECEAGPPHDTLRLTALPDYTLTLRRSPDDIPLMTPNTITMIPNSLVGLQTLHPYNTFATGFNSTGLPHSHSTTRV
- the NLGN3 gene encoding neuroligin-3 isoform X3; this translates as MWLRLGPPSLSLSPQPTVGWSLCLTLWFLGLVLRASTQAPAPTVNTHFGKLRGARVPLPSEILGPVDQYLGVPYAAPPIGEKRFLPPEPPPSWSGIRNATHFPPVCPQNIHTAVPEVMLPVWFTANLDIVATYIQEPNEDCLYLNVYVPTEDDIRDSGAKPVMVYIHGGSYMEGTGNMIDGSVLASYGNVIVITLNYRVGVLGFLSTGDQAAKGNYGLLDQIQALRWVSENIAFFGGDPRRITVFGSGIGASCVSLLTLSHHSEGLFQRAIIQSGSALSSWAVNYQPVKYTSLLADKVGCNVLDTVDMVDCLRQKSAKELVEQDIQPARYHVAFGPVIDGDVIPDDPEILMEQGEFLNYDIMLGVNQGEGLKFVEGVVDPEDGVSGTDFDYSVSNFVDNLYGYPEGKDTLRETIKFMYTDWADRDNPETRRKTLVALFTDHQWVEPSVVTADLHARYGSPTYFYAFYHHCQSLMKPAWSDAAHGDEVPYVFGVPMVGPTDLFPCNFSKNDVMLSAVVMTYWTNFAKTGDPNKPVPQDTKFIHTKANRFEEVAWSKYNPRDQLYLHIGLKPRVRDHYRATKVAFWKHLVPHLYNLHDMFHYTSTTTKVPPPDTTHSSHITRRPNGKTWSTKRPAISPAYSNENAQGSWNGDQDAGPLLVENPRDYSTELSVTIAVGASLLFLNVLAFAALYYRKDKRRQEPLRQPSPQRGAGAPELGAAPEEELAALQLGPAHHECEAGPPHDTLRLTALPDYTLTLRRSPDDIPLMTPNTITMIPNSLVGLQTLHPYNTFATGFNSTGLPHSHSTTRV
- the NLGN3 gene encoding neuroligin-3 isoform X6; translated protein: MVYIHGGSYMEGTGNMIDGSVLASYGNVIVITLNYRVGVLGFLSTGDQAAKGNYGLLDQIQALRWVSENIAFFGGDPRRITVFGSGIGASCVSLLTLSHHSEGLFQRAIIQSGSALSSWAVNYQPVKYTSLLADKVGCNVLDTVDMVDCLRQKSAKELVEQDIQPARYHVAFGPVIDGDVIPDDPEILMEQGEFLNYDIMLGVNQGEGLKFVEGVVDPEDGVSGTDFDYSVSNFVDNLYGYPEGKDTLRETIKFMYTDWADRDNPETRRKTLVALFTDHQWVEPSVVTADLHARYGSPTYFYAFYHHCQSLMKPAWSDAAHGDEVPYVFGVPMVGPTDLFPCNFSKNDVMLSAVVMTYWTNFAKTGDPNKPVPQDTKFIHTKANRFEEVAWSKYNPRDQLYLHIGLKPRVRDHYRATKVAFWKHLVPHLYNLHDMFHYTSTTTKVPPPDTTHSSHITRRPNGKTWSTKRPAISPAYSNENAQGSWNGDQDAGPLLVENPRDYSTELSVTIAVGASLLFLNVLAFAALYYRKDKRRQEPLRQPSPQRGAGAPELGAAPEEELAALQLGPAHHECEAGPPHDTLRLTALPDYTLTLRRSPDDIPLMTPNTITMIPNSLVGLQTLHPYNTFATGFNSTGLPHSHSTTRV
- the NLGN3 gene encoding neuroligin-3 isoform X2, producing the protein MWLRLGPPSLSLSPQPTVGWSLCLTLWFLGLVLRASTQAPAPTVNTHFGKLRGARVPLPSEILGPVDQYLGVPYAAPPIGEKRFLPPEPPPSWSGIRNATHFPPVCPQNIHTAVPEVMLPVWFTANLDIVATYIQEPNEDCLYLNVYVPTEDGSGAKKQGEDLADNDGDEDEDIRDSGAKPVMVYIHGGSYMEGTGNMIDGSVLASYGNVIVITLNYRVGVLGFLSTGDQAAKGNYGLLDQIQALRWVSENIAFFGGDPRRITVFGSGIGASCVSLLTLSHHSEGLFQRAIIQSGSALSSWAVNYQPVKYTSLLADKVGCNVLDTVDMVDCLRQKSAKELVEQDIQPARYHVAFGPVIDGDVIPDDPEILMEQGEFLNYDIMLGVNQGEGLKFVEGVVDPEDGVSGTDFDYSVSNFVDNLYGYPEGKDTLRETIKFMYTDWADRDNPETRRKTLVALFTDHQWVEPSVVTADLHARYGSPTYFYAFYHHCQSLMKPAWSDAAHGDEVPYVFGVPMVGPTDLFPCNFSKNDVMLSAVVMTYWTNFAKTGDPNKPVPQDTKFIHTKANRFEEVAWSKYNPRDQLYLHIGLKPRVRDHYRATKVAFWKHLVPHLYNLHDMFHYTSTTTKVPPPDTTHSSHITRRPNGKTWSTKRPAISPAYSNENAQGSWNGDQDAGPLLVENPRDYSTELSVTIAVGASLLFLNVLAFAALYYRKDKRRQEPLRQPSPQRGAGAPELGAAPEEELAALQLGPAHHECEAGPPHDTLRLTALPDYTLTLRRSPDDIPLMTPNTITMIPNSLVGLQTLHPYNTFATGFNSTGLPHSHSTTRV
- the NLGN3 gene encoding neuroligin-3 isoform X1, which translates into the protein MWLRLGPPSLSLSPQPTVGWSLCLTLWFLGLVLRASTQAPAPTVNTHFGKLRGARVPLPSEILGPVDQYLGVPYAAPPIGEKRFLPPEPPPSWSGIRNATHFPPVCPQNIHTAVPEVMLPVWFTANLDIVATYIQEPNEDCLYLNVYVPTEDVKRISKECARKPNKKICRKGGSGAKKQGEDLADNDGDEDEDIRDSGAKPVMVYIHGGSYMEGTGNMIDGSVLASYGNVIVITLNYRVGVLGFLSTGDQAAKGNYGLLDQIQALRWVSENIAFFGGDPRRITVFGSGIGASCVSLLTLSHHSEGLFQRAIIQSGSALSSWAVNYQPVKYTSLLADKVGCNVLDTVDMVDCLRQKSAKELVEQDIQPARYHVAFGPVIDGDVIPDDPEILMEQGEFLNYDIMLGVNQGEGLKFVEGVVDPEDGVSGTDFDYSVSNFVDNLYGYPEGKDTLRETIKFMYTDWADRDNPETRRKTLVALFTDHQWVEPSVVTADLHARYGSPTYFYAFYHHCQSLMKPAWSDAAHGDEVPYVFGVPMVGPTDLFPCNFSKNDVMLSAVVMTYWTNFAKTGDPNKPVPQDTKFIHTKANRFEEVAWSKYNPRDQLYLHIGLKPRVRDHYRATKVAFWKHLVPHLYNLHDMFHYTSTTTKVPPPDTTHSSHITRRPNGKTWSTKRPAISPAYSNENAQGSWNGDQDAGPLLVENPRDYSTELSVTIAVGASLLFLNVLAFAALYYRKDKRRQEPLRQPSPQRGAGAPELGAAPEEELAALQLGPAHHECEAGPPHDTLRLTALPDYTLTLRRSPDDIPLMTPNTITMIPNSLVGLQTLHPYNTFATGFNSTGLPHSHSTTRV